From a region of the Vicingus serpentipes genome:
- a CDS encoding TonB-dependent receptor: MKKTFQLLVFLFFSATLFSQEKFTLSGTIKNDSNGEDLIGVTIFVKELPGVGTVTNLYGFYSITLPKGEYTFQYSYVGYKTIEFKANLNQNIKNNIELSSGSTDLEIVEISAEREDENIRSNEMSVTKIDMKEIESIPVLFGERDILKTIQLLPGVKSGGEGNAGFFVRGGSSDQNLILLDGAPVYNASHLLGFFSVFNSDAIKDLKLYKGGMPAEYGGRLSSVMDIKMKEGNSKELSASGGIGLIASKLTIEAPFVKNKGSFIISGRRTYADLFLKLSSDEDRRNTSLYFYDLNMKANYQFSDKDRLFISGYFGRDNLGFADRFAFKWGNSTGTIRWNHLYNDKLFSNTSLIFSNYNYLIDIKAAGFKINSKIQDITLKQDLDFFWNEKNKLNFGGSIIHHAFDPGEISSSGEAIGNTKIENRYSLESGLYISNEHKFNELWSATYGLRYSNFTQIGPGEIYSYDEKGNVADTSNFNNYEAVKSYNGLEPRLSINYILNETSSIKTSYNRNYQYLHLLSNSSGSNPTDAWLPSSNNIKPQIADQVALGYFKNFKDNTYEFSVETYYKALQNTIDYRTGAEITLNATVEGELLYGKGRAYGLEFYLKRRKGKFTGWLSYTLARTEVTFDEINDGDWYPAKQDRTHDLSLVAMYKLSERVSLSSTFVYYTGNAVTFPTGKYVVDNQTINLYSERNGSRMPAYHRMDVGVVWDGKNYREILNPDTGEKEKVKKKFQSSWNFSIYNLYARENAYSYTFRESEDDPTKTETVQLSLFKIIPSVSYNFKF; this comes from the coding sequence ATGAAGAAAACTTTTCAGCTTTTAGTATTTCTCTTTTTTAGTGCAACATTATTTAGCCAAGAAAAATTTACATTGAGTGGCACTATTAAGAATGATAGTAATGGAGAAGATTTAATTGGTGTAACCATTTTTGTAAAAGAATTGCCAGGAGTTGGAACGGTAACTAATCTTTATGGATTCTATTCAATTACTTTGCCTAAGGGAGAGTATACATTTCAATACAGCTATGTTGGCTATAAAACAATTGAATTTAAAGCTAATTTAAATCAAAATATAAAAAACAATATTGAATTATCTTCTGGCTCAACCGATTTAGAAATAGTTGAAATAAGTGCAGAAAGAGAAGATGAGAACATTCGTTCGAACGAAATGAGTGTTACTAAAATTGATATGAAAGAAATTGAAAGCATTCCTGTATTGTTTGGTGAGCGAGATATTTTAAAAACAATTCAATTATTGCCAGGAGTAAAATCTGGAGGAGAAGGAAATGCTGGATTTTTTGTAAGAGGAGGTAGTTCTGACCAAAATTTAATATTACTTGATGGAGCACCTGTTTATAATGCTTCCCATTTATTAGGGTTTTTCTCAGTTTTTAATTCAGATGCAATAAAAGATTTGAAATTATATAAAGGAGGTATGCCAGCAGAATATGGCGGTAGATTATCTTCTGTTATGGATATTAAAATGAAAGAAGGAAATTCTAAAGAGCTATCTGCATCTGGAGGAATTGGTTTAATTGCTTCAAAGCTTACAATTGAAGCTCCTTTTGTAAAAAACAAGGGTTCTTTTATCATTAGTGGCCGGAGAACTTATGCTGATTTATTTTTAAAGTTATCGAGTGATGAAGATCGAAGGAATACTTCGCTTTACTTCTATGATTTAAACATGAAAGCAAATTATCAGTTTAGTGACAAGGACAGGTTATTTATTTCAGGATATTTTGGAAGAGATAATTTAGGTTTTGCTGACCGTTTTGCTTTTAAATGGGGGAATTCAACAGGAACAATACGTTGGAATCATTTATATAATGACAAATTATTTAGCAATACTTCATTAATTTTTTCAAATTACAATTACTTAATAGATATAAAAGCTGCGGGGTTTAAAATAAACTCTAAAATACAGGACATTACTCTAAAACAAGATTTGGATTTCTTTTGGAATGAAAAAAACAAATTAAACTTTGGAGGAAGTATTATTCATCATGCGTTTGACCCTGGAGAAATTTCTTCTAGTGGTGAGGCAATAGGGAATACCAAAATAGAAAATCGTTATTCATTAGAGTCTGGTTTATATATAAGTAATGAGCATAAATTTAACGAACTGTGGTCTGCAACTTATGGCTTAAGATATTCTAACTTCACACAAATAGGTCCGGGAGAAATATATAGTTATGATGAAAAAGGAAATGTTGCTGATACAAGTAACTTCAATAATTATGAAGCGGTAAAAAGTTATAATGGATTAGAGCCAAGGTTGAGTATTAATTACATTTTAAATGAAACTAGTTCTATTAAAACATCCTATAATAGGAATTATCAATATTTACATTTATTGTCTAATTCTTCTGGAAGTAATCCAACAGATGCATGGTTACCGAGTAGTAACAATATAAAACCACAAATAGCAGATCAAGTTGCTCTAGGATACTTTAAAAATTTTAAAGACAATACCTATGAATTCTCAGTTGAAACGTATTATAAAGCATTGCAAAACACAATTGATTATAGGACTGGAGCAGAGATTACACTTAATGCCACTGTGGAAGGAGAATTATTATATGGAAAAGGGCGAGCTTATGGATTGGAATTTTATTTAAAAAGACGAAAAGGTAAGTTTACAGGATGGTTAAGTTATACACTAGCTAGAACTGAGGTGACTTTTGATGAAATTAATGATGGAGATTGGTATCCTGCTAAACAAGATAGAACACATGACCTTTCTTTAGTAGCAATGTATAAACTTAGTGAGCGTGTTTCTTTATCTTCAACTTTTGTTTATTATACCGGTAATGCAGTTACTTTTCCAACAGGTAAATATGTTGTAGATAATCAAACAATAAACTTGTATTCAGAACGAAATGGATCAAGAATGCCAGCCTATCACCGAATGGATGTAGGTGTAGTATGGGATGGAAAAAATTATCGAGAGATATTAAATCCTGATACAGGAGAAAAAGAGAAAGTAAAAAAGAAGTTTCAATCGAGCTGGAATTTTTCTATTTACAATCTTTATGCTAGAGAGAACGCTTACTCATATACGTTTAGAGAAAGTGAAGATGATCCAACAAAAACAGAAACAGTTCAGCTATCATTATTTAAGATAATTCCTTCGGTTTCTTATAACTTTAAATTTTAA
- a CDS encoding DEAD/DEAH box helicase: protein MSTTTINQKAILEKLNIKSLNKMQNQAFNSISTNLNTVLLSPTGTGKTLAFLLPLISSLNLNLPEIQALIIVPSRELALQIDQVIRSMGAGIKSNAVYGGRAFSKDKLELKHLPSILVGTPGRIADHLRKETFFTENIKTLVLDEFDKSLEVGFENEMKEIIALLPDVEKKILTSATQKIEVPKFVGLQDPIIIDFLEEGDSQLVVKTVISPTKDKRKTLVELLNNLGSQPGIIFCNFKDTIQDVSDYLTDNFISHGCFYGGLEQKDRERALIKFRNGTHQLLIATDLAARGIDVPEIKFIIHYELPPRNEEFTHRNGRTARMNADGTAYVLKWKDESLRDFIVSTEIEELTPKKAQLKSNWETIFISGGRKDKISKGDIAGIFMKQGNLTKDELGIIEIKQDCSFVAIEATKASHIVNQFDNTRIKKKKVRITIV from the coding sequence ATGTCAACTACAACTATAAATCAAAAAGCTATTCTTGAAAAATTGAACATAAAAAGTTTGAACAAGATGCAAAATCAAGCTTTCAACTCAATTTCAACTAACTTAAATACTGTTTTACTTTCTCCAACAGGTACGGGTAAAACCTTAGCTTTTTTACTTCCCTTAATATCTAGTCTTAATTTAAACTTACCTGAAATTCAAGCTTTAATTATTGTTCCTTCAAGAGAATTAGCGCTACAAATAGATCAAGTAATTAGAAGTATGGGGGCTGGCATTAAATCGAATGCTGTTTATGGTGGCCGTGCTTTCTCTAAAGATAAACTTGAACTGAAACATTTACCTTCAATATTAGTTGGAACTCCCGGAAGAATAGCTGATCATTTAAGAAAAGAAACTTTTTTTACCGAAAACATTAAAACATTAGTACTTGATGAGTTTGACAAATCACTTGAAGTTGGTTTTGAAAACGAAATGAAAGAAATTATAGCTTTATTACCTGATGTAGAAAAGAAAATTTTAACCTCAGCAACTCAAAAAATTGAAGTTCCAAAATTTGTTGGATTACAAGATCCAATTATTATTGATTTTTTAGAAGAAGGAGATTCTCAATTAGTAGTAAAAACGGTTATTTCTCCTACAAAAGATAAAAGAAAAACCTTGGTTGAGTTGTTAAATAATTTAGGAAGTCAGCCTGGTATTATTTTTTGCAATTTTAAAGACACTATACAAGATGTAAGTGATTATTTAACTGACAACTTCATCAGTCATGGATGCTTTTATGGTGGATTAGAACAAAAAGACAGAGAAAGAGCACTTATAAAATTTAGAAATGGTACCCATCAACTTTTAATTGCTACAGATTTGGCTGCACGAGGAATTGATGTTCCTGAAATAAAATTTATCATCCATTACGAATTACCTCCTAGAAATGAAGAGTTTACTCACAGAAATGGACGAACCGCCCGTATGAATGCTGATGGAACCGCCTATGTTTTAAAATGGAAAGATGAAAGTTTAAGAGATTTTATTGTTTCTACTGAAATTGAAGAGTTAACACCTAAAAAAGCTCAACTTAAATCTAACTGGGAAACAATTTTTATTTCTGGAGGAAGAAAAGATAAAATTTCTAAAGGTGATATTGCTGGAATTTTTATGAAACAAGGCAACTTAACTAAAGATGAGCTAGGTATTATAGAGATTAAACAAGACTGTTCCTTTGTAGCTATAGAAGCCACAAAAGCAAGTCATATTGTTAATCAATTTGATAATACTAGAATAAAAAAGAAAAAAGTGAGAATTACTATCGTTTAA